Proteins co-encoded in one Apteryx mantelli isolate bAptMan1 chromosome 4, bAptMan1.hap1, whole genome shotgun sequence genomic window:
- the LOC106490038 gene encoding olfactory receptor 5AP2-like: MSWENWTTVTEFIFKGLTDHSGIQGTLLIVFLVIYVITVVGNLGIIIVVQLDSHLQTPMYFFLNNLAFLDVCYSSSVTPKMLVNYSVERKTISFAGCLIQLYFYAAFATTECYLLAMMAYDRYVAICNLLRYTVIMSQKVCVFLLSGSYVVGFLNSVILTGSALRLSFCGPNIIDHFFCDGPPLLKLACSDTHLNQVLILVFGGFNEVTTTSVVLISYCCILSTILTLRSAKGRYKAFSTCASHLTAVTIFYGTGLFMYLRPSSSYSLGRDKIISVFYVVVTPMLNPLIYSLRNKEVKNALKRARERIIASQRKH, translated from the exons ATGTCTTGGGAGAACTGGACCACAGTGACAGAATTCATTTTCAAGGGATTAACGGATCACTCGGGCATCCAAGGCACCCTCTTGATAGTTTTCCTAGTCATCTATGTCATCACGGTGGTGGGTAATCTTGGTATCATTATAGTAGTTCAGCTTGATTCTCACCttcaaacccccatgtacttttttcTCAATAATTTGGCCTTCTTAGATGTGTGTTACTCCTCCTCTGTCACACCCAAAATGCTGGTGAATTACTCAGTAGAAAGGAAAACTATTTCTTTTGCTGGCTGCCTCATACAGCTGTATTTTTACGCTGCTTTTGCAACTACAGAGTGTTATCTTCTGGccatgatggcctatgatcggtACGTCGCCATCTGTAATCTACTGCGCTACACGGTCATCATGTCCCAAAAGgtctgtgtttttctgttgtcTGGGTCATATGTGGTTGGTTTTTTAAATTCAGTGATACTCACAGGATCTGCATTGAGACTGTCCTTCTGTGGTCCCAACATCATTGACCATTTCTTCTGTGATGGGCCCCCACTGTTAAAACTGGCCTGCTCCGACACTCACCTCAATCAAGTGCTGATACTTGTTTTTGGAGGGTTCAATGAGGTCACCACTACATCAGTCGTCCTCATCTCATACTGCTGCATCCTATCCACTATCCTGa cgctacgATCTGCAAAGGGCAGGTACAAAGCCTTCAGTacctgtgcctcccacctgaCAGCTGTCACCATCTTCTATGGGACTGGTCTTTTCATGTACCTACGACCCAGCTCCAGTTACTCTTTGGGCAGGGACAAAATCATTTCTGTGTTTTACGTGGTGGTGACCCCCAtgctgaaccccctcatctacagcctgaggaacaaggaggtgaagAATGCTCTGAAAAGAGCACGGGAGAGAATAATCGCTTCACAGCGAAAGCACTAA